The region AACAGCTGCTTCTTACGATAAGTATGGACATGCTTATGTCACAAATCTACTGACTGTTAGTATTATTGCGTTTTTTATTATTCTTATCCTGATCTATCTTGCAGGAATTTTCTTTGCTGGAAAAGCACTAAATCCGGTAAGTGAAATGGTGAGTCAGGTAAAAAATATTACCGCAGGAAAACTTCAGCTAAGACTAAAAACAACTAAAGAAAAAGACGAATTAAACGAACTTGCAAAAAGTTTCAACAGAATGCTGGAAAGGCTGGAAAACTCGTTTGATGCGCAAAAATATTTCGTTTCTAATATTTCACACGAGCTGCGTACACCTCTGGCTGCTATCATTGCAGAATTAGAATTAGCTTCGGAAAAGAAACTCACGAATGAAGAATATCAGCAAACGATAAGACTTGCCTTGGAAGATGCCCGTAATATGACACGTTTATCCGATAGCCTGATGGATCTGGCTAAAGCCAGCTATGATCCAAATGAAATCAGTTTTTCTGAAGTACGCCTCGATGAAGTTCTTCTGGAGTCCTATTCAGGAATTATTAAAGAAAATCCTCAGTATAAAGTAGCACTTCATATAGATGATACTGTAGAAGAACAACAATTGACCATACAAGGAAATGAGTACCTGCTGCGTGTGGCATTTAACAACCTTATCGATAATGCCTGCAAATATTCTCCGGAACATTCCTGCACTGTAAATGTTACCGTAAATTCCGGAAATCTTCATATTGATTTCACTAATACAGGCGTTACCATCGCAGAGGAAGATCTGCAACATATTTTCGAACCTTTTTACAGAAGTAAAAATTCCAGAAACGAAAAAGGTCACGGAATAGGGCTATTTCTCACGGAAAAAGTTATTCATCTCCATCATGCAGAAATACAGGTAACATCTGTACATCATAAAACTTCTTTTACAGTTGTATTCCGCTCCGGGGAAATACATAAAATATAAAGTAAATCCCTTTAAAGTCTGGCTCTAAAGGGATTTTAAATTATATTCTTTTTAACAAAATTATACAGCTCTTGTCATTTCATATTGTTCAATGAAGACTTTTAAACCTGATTTTTGCAAAAACTTATTAGCCGCAACTGAGTCCTCATCTACATTAATAACAGAGATACTAGCCCCAACTATTTCTTTTAGTGAAACAAGCAACTGTGTTCCGATACCTTTGCGTCTGTGTTCAGAAGATACTGCAAGTTGATATATCTTTTTAGCCTCCGGATTAAAGACAAGGTAACCAACCAATTGCCCGCCAATAAAGGCGCCCAATATTTTACAATGTTCTTTTATTTCTTCCAGTACATTTACAGAGTTCTGCCAGGTCGGCTGAACGTCCCAAAAGGTTTTCATTTTCTTCCAGCCAAAATCTGCAACTTCACGGATTTCCGCTTCCTGCTTTATAGCTTCAGCAATAATCTCTCCACGGTAGCATTTAAGTTTTCGATTAATGGTATAACCAAATTTTTGGTAAGATTTGATTGCCGGAGTATTATCGGTAATAACTTCCAAAACTAATTTTTGCGCTCCTTTTTCTTTCAGTACGGGAAGAATGAGATCATACATTTCTCTCACCCATCCGGATTTTCTGTTTTCCGGAATAACACCTGTACCACCGTTATAAACGACTAATTTTCCGTCTATCATTTGTTTACCATGCAGAATAAAAGCAACAGGCTTTTCTCCATCTTTTACCATAACCGACATACTTTTATCGGTTTTATCTGATCTCATTTTAAACTCTAACTGCTCCTCAGTAAGCTTCATTGGTACCAGATAGTCTGCAAATGATTGATTGAATACCTGAAGGATCTGCGATGTATCTATTGTTTCTATAGTCTGAATATTCATTTTTTTACTTTTTATTAATGATTAGAAACTTTACTAAAAATTGTAGTTCCGATGCTGGCTATTATTACACAGGCTATAGAAATCCATTGTAAAAAGCTCAGGCTTTCGGATAAAAATACCAGTCCTGAAAGTGCTGCAAATGCAGGTTCCAGACTCATTAAGATACTGAAGGTTTTTGCAGGAAGCTTCTTCAGTGCTACCATTTCCAAGGAAAATGGTAAAGCACTGGATAAAATAGCGACTCCCAAACCTTTCAGAAAAATGACAGGTGTAATATTGAAAACCGCCCCGTCCCATACTGTGAAAGGAATAATAACCAGGCTTGCAAATAGCATTCCCGTAGTAACAGCGTCTTTACCATCCATTATTTTGGCAACCTTACCTCCCATTACAATATACAATGCCCAAAACACACCTGCCAGAAAAGCAAATCCAAGACCTAACAGATCAACATGGTCTTTCTTCCACGGAACTATCAGCAATATTCCTACACAGGCCAGTAAAGCCCAGACAACATCCAATAATTTCCTTGAAAGTGCCAATGCCAGAAATAAAGGCCCTGCAAATTCTACAGTGACAGCTAAGCCTAGCGGAATCCTCTGTATAGCCATGTAAAAAATAAGATTCATTACAGCCAAGCCTGTCCCGTAGAATCCACAATAAATCCACATTTGTTTAGTAAACTGTGAAAATTTCGGACGGTTAATCAATGTTAATATAATAGCCGAAAGAACGATTCTTAAAGTAACTGTTCCGATAGCGCCTATTGCAGGAAAAAGCTGCTTGGCAATGGATGCTCCACCCTGCACACATATGATAGCTAATAGTGTAGCGGATATCGCAATATTTGTATTTGATTTTTTCATTTGAATAGTCATTTTAATTTATAAAAAATATACCCCTGAGAAGCAGGTTCTCAAGGTATAAAAAGTGTACAAACACCTTAATATTTGTCTTTTATTAATTAAAAACTACTACTGATTTCATTGTGTAAAGGTTTAGCATCGAATTTACTAATTTTTTATCTTTAATAAGCTTATATTCTATTGATTATTTATGAATTTCAAGTCAGTAATTGCTTTTTTGCCATAACTAACCATTTCATTCATAAAATCTTCAGTTGTGAGATTTTTATTGTTTGGTGCCAAGGGTCATTTCCAGTATTGGATAAGTTTTTCCGAAATCATCTGTTGCCCGTCTGCCGGTTTGTACAAATCCGGTTTTCAGATAGAAATCTACGGCTTGCTGATTCTGCTCGTTAACATCAACTTTTGATATCCCAAACGTTGATTGTGCATATTGAAACAGTTTGCTTCCAATTCCTTTCCTTCTATGGTCAGGATCGATAAACAACATATCCAGTGTATTCCCGGAAATCCCCATAAAGCCAGCCGTGTGCCCTTCGCTTTCATAAATAAAAAGTTTTACCTGGGGCAATGCCTCTGGTATAATACTCTTATAAAATGTTATATCTTCAGGATCCAGAAAGTGATGAGTAGCTCTTACCGAAGCTTCCCACACCCTTATCACATCTGCATAATCCTCCGAATTGGCTTCTCTTATTAATTCACTCATATCTTTAAGTTTAGATGATTAATAATATCAATATAACAACCTGATTAAAATACTCTATATCAAAACAATTAACGCTTCCGGGAATTTATAATCCAGGAATTACCATGTAATATTTCGGTTGAATATAATTGATTTAATAGCATTGCCGTACTTTTCATAACCTGTTTAGGCTAACATATTCCGGCTCATTGCTGAAAGTAATCAAAGATACGAAATCCTGTGGATTTCCAATCAGGAAACACCTGTTTTTTAAGGCTTTGACTGTTATTTTTTCATTTTATTAAAATACTAATTAATAAAGCAGAAAAATATAAGCCGATACCATATACAAAATGTGTACACAGACTTCTGATCCTTGCGACATGCGGGTTAGGCATTTTGGATGCAGCAATGCCAAAACCAAATGCAGGCTGCATCATAAAAAAAGGTGCTACTGTTGTACTAAGACCTATAAATATAGCCGAAAAAAGTGTAGGATCCTCCATCCAGTTTTTACCATAGATAAATAATAACAAGATAGCAAAGGTTATCCCGATTGCGTAATGAGCCATCCATCCTATCAGTTTTTCATTCGTAACCAGCTCTGTATGAAGAATACTTTTATGAAAGAAAATGCCTTTTCGGAAGCTCGCGATCCATCGCCCCAGCAACCGATAATCCAGAGAGGGAATATTAAAAAATTTCTTTAAAATGACTGCATAAGCATCGTTAAGATAAAACTCTTTGAATTCCTGTGGATTACTAATTTCTTTGATATCAGATGATCTGGACATTTTTATGATATGATTTTTACAAATTTGCGGTAGAACTCTCTGGGTTCCAGATTATGATAAATACCGAGAAAATCTGTTTCCATATCTATGCTTTCCAATCCTGCTTCAATAGGCATATATAAAAGACAAAAGTCTACTTCTACAACCTCAGCAACCACAGTTGTCATTTTTACTCCATTTCTTTCGTAGAAGGCGATTCGCTTTTCTCTCATCAGCTTGTCTTCTTCATTTATGGCTTTTTCCGGTGCTTCACATTCTATAATAAAACCTTTTGCTTTTATACTTCCGGCTAATTCCTGAAGGAAAGCGGAGCCTATTCCGCTACCCCGTCCGGCCTCTTGTGTAACAGCAAAATAATCTAACAACAGCAGATCTTTTTCTTTCCACATAAAAGTAGCATAAGCTTTTACCTTGGAATCTTCTTCCAGTACATAAGCAGTATATTTATTAGCCGAAAAGGCATTTTCTACAACATATAAGGGTTTCACCTCCTCCTCCGGAAAGTCTTCCACAAGATATCGGTTGTATATATCGCTGAATTCTGTAAAGCTAATTTCTCTAACTTCCTGCATCTTAATTCTATATTTCTTATCTTATTAATCTTCTGATCATCGCTACCACTCTCTTCCCAAATCCTCTTTCCAGTCATAAGGGAGTATCTCTCCCAGACTCTTGAATATTCCGTTTTTTACTTCTACAATAGCATTAAGATTTTCCCTGGAGAGCTGGCTCATTAGTTCCCTGCATCGTCCACACGGAGGGACTGCACTTCCATCGTTATCCACAGCTACTACAGCCTGAATAACAGACTCTCCATGCTTCAGCATTTCTGCCACTGCACTATGTTCTGCACAAAATCCCATGGAACATGCTGTATCTATACTAATACCTGTATAAACATTTCCGGCAGCTGTTTTTATTGCAGCTGCAACTCCGCCATATTCTATAAAGTCATTCAGGACTTTAGATTTGGCATATTGGTGTGCTATTTTTTTTAAATCCATAATGCTATTCTTTTATACAATTAAAAATTACAATTGATGGGCGTTCCATATGCAATTTGTTTTGCTTCATCTTTTTCTTACTACTTAAATTTTATCCGTTTGCAGACCTCCAACAAAAATCATTTCCTCACTATTTTCCCGGAATTCATTTAGCTGCCAGTCTCCATATATCATATTCACTTTTAATCCTGCTTGTTCAGTCAGTGCAATTATATTTTCTTTTGATGGAAAAGCTATACGGGAACTTGCCTCCCATATTTGACCTGAAGCTTCTGCCTGATAGAATGTATGATATGTAAGCAAATCAGCATCTCCTGTGCAGGTATTCCATGCTTTTATTTTTCCGTACAGAGGATGTATAAAATTGCGCGATGATTCTGCTTCATTCCATGTTAGCCATTCTTTGCCCAGTGGATTTCTGGAATCAAACACGAATATTCCATTCTTGTTTAAATGTTCCCGAATTGTACTAAATACTTCTAACCGGTCCTCATCTGTCAAAAACACTTGAAATGCATGTCCTGAAAGTAAAATAAAATCGAATTTTTCATCCAATTTAATTGTACGGATATCTGCTTGTTTCCAAATGATATGGTCGGACTTCTTACTGGCTTCCTGCAACATTTCTTCAGCAATATCTATAGCAATAGTTCTTTTATCTTTTTTAGCTAGTTCAATAGTTAGAGTTCCTGTTCCACAACCCAAATCCAATATATTATGAGCTTCTTTAGACCACCGGACAAAATGATCAAAACTTTCCGTCCATGGATTATCATAATCATAAAACTGTACAAGATCTATGTCCTGATATAATCTGTCTTTCATTTCCTCGATGCTTGTTTAAACTATGTATGTGATAAAAAAGGCACAGTTAGCTCCTGTTTTGCAAA is a window of Elizabethkingia anophelis R26 DNA encoding:
- a CDS encoding HAMP domain-containing sensor histidine kinase — translated: MKIRTRLTLLFTLVTAMLLGIYSITVYYSSKEAREKSFYGELQNEAIAKADLFFKSSLSEQEMHKLYKNNNRTLNEVQVAIYNSDYDLIYHDDAKVDYVKENSEMLSGIFEKKKTSFFLGDLQVTGITYNHSGKTYAITAASYDKYGHAYVTNLLTVSIIAFFIILILIYLAGIFFAGKALNPVSEMVSQVKNITAGKLQLRLKTTKEKDELNELAKSFNRMLERLENSFDAQKYFVSNISHELRTPLAAIIAELELASEKKLTNEEYQQTIRLALEDARNMTRLSDSLMDLAKASYDPNEISFSEVRLDEVLLESYSGIIKENPQYKVALHIDDTVEEQQLTIQGNEYLLRVAFNNLIDNACKYSPEHSCTVNVTVNSGNLHIDFTNTGVTIAEEDLQHIFEPFYRSKNSRNEKGHGIGLFLTEKVIHLHHAEIQVTSVHHKTSFTVVFRSGEIHKI
- a CDS encoding GNAT family N-acetyltransferase, coding for MNIQTIETIDTSQILQVFNQSFADYLVPMKLTEEQLEFKMRSDKTDKSMSVMVKDGEKPVAFILHGKQMIDGKLVVYNGGTGVIPENRKSGWVREMYDLILPVLKEKGAQKLVLEVITDNTPAIKSYQKFGYTINRKLKCYRGEIIAEAIKQEAEIREVADFGWKKMKTFWDVQPTWQNSVNVLEEIKEHCKILGAFIGGQLVGYLVFNPEAKKIYQLAVSSEHRRKGIGTQLLVSLKEIVGASISVINVDEDSVAANKFLQKSGLKVFIEQYEMTRAV
- a CDS encoding EamA family transporter; this encodes MKKSNTNIAISATLLAIICVQGGASIAKQLFPAIGAIGTVTLRIVLSAIILTLINRPKFSQFTKQMWIYCGFYGTGLAVMNLIFYMAIQRIPLGLAVTVEFAGPLFLALALSRKLLDVVWALLACVGILLIVPWKKDHVDLLGLGFAFLAGVFWALYIVMGGKVAKIMDGKDAVTTGMLFASLVIIPFTVWDGAVFNITPVIFLKGLGVAILSSALPFSLEMVALKKLPAKTFSILMSLEPAFAALSGLVFLSESLSFLQWISIACVIIASIGTTIFSKVSNH
- a CDS encoding GNAT family N-acetyltransferase, with the translated sequence MSELIREANSEDYADVIRVWEASVRATHHFLDPEDITFYKSIIPEALPQVKLFIYESEGHTAGFMGISGNTLDMLFIDPDHRRKGIGSKLFQYAQSTFGISKVDVNEQNQQAVDFYLKTGFVQTGRRATDDFGKTYPILEMTLGTKQ
- a CDS encoding DUF2938 domain-containing protein, whose protein sequence is MSRSSDIKEISNPQEFKEFYLNDAYAVILKKFFNIPSLDYRLLGRWIASFRKGIFFHKSILHTELVTNEKLIGWMAHYAIGITFAILLLFIYGKNWMEDPTLFSAIFIGLSTTVAPFFMMQPAFGFGIAASKMPNPHVARIRSLCTHFVYGIGLYFSALLISILIK
- a CDS encoding GNAT family N-acetyltransferase — translated: MQEVREISFTEFSDIYNRYLVEDFPEEEVKPLYVVENAFSANKYTAYVLEEDSKVKAYATFMWKEKDLLLLDYFAVTQEAGRGSGIGSAFLQELAGSIKAKGFIIECEAPEKAINEEDKLMREKRIAFYERNGVKMTTVVAEVVEVDFCLLYMPIEAGLESIDMETDFLGIYHNLEPREFYRKFVKIIS
- a CDS encoding cytidine deaminase family protein; amino-acid sequence: MDLKKIAHQYAKSKVLNDFIEYGGVAAAIKTAAGNVYTGISIDTACSMGFCAEHSAVAEMLKHGESVIQAVVAVDNDGSAVPPCGRCRELMSQLSRENLNAIVEVKNGIFKSLGEILPYDWKEDLGREW
- a CDS encoding class I SAM-dependent DNA methyltransferase, with amino-acid sequence MKDRLYQDIDLVQFYDYDNPWTESFDHFVRWSKEAHNILDLGCGTGTLTIELAKKDKRTIAIDIAEEMLQEASKKSDHIIWKQADIRTIKLDEKFDFILLSGHAFQVFLTDEDRLEVFSTIREHLNKNGIFVFDSRNPLGKEWLTWNEAESSRNFIHPLYGKIKAWNTCTGDADLLTYHTFYQAEASGQIWEASSRIAFPSKENIIALTEQAGLKVNMIYGDWQLNEFRENSEEMIFVGGLQTDKI